Proteins encoded together in one Candidatus Lariskella endosymbiont of Epinotia ramella window:
- a CDS encoding NAD-glutamate dehydrogenase produces MTDDFIHSIESLAEASDKLLKSFIRRLYSDTPQEDLKSLGAELLYDVAKKSFELFKTRKEHTRKVEITRLDEASEWCVLQVVGCEIPFLIESISNELKLQETEVKLILYPVICVSRDADGNLTEILDKGTHNELIIHFYIPNWLGYEYYADLLTRINAIIKCVELAVSDWEHMKEKVSSNIKYVQETDFKANIEKNEYIEFLKWTLDKNFIFLGAFISQCTEKDAEFSIVKGSELGICKDAMYKNVPIAFEEHEDQVVLVAKSESRSVVHRTDYMNCICIKKFDANGVNTEKTVFFGFFTSATYYQSVRSIPFIRMKVNNILAKYGHDEANYNSKELVTALEAFPRSDLFQIHEDTLYEMVIGIVSLSLAPRVKAFARSDGSKKFVSFILFIPKKLSSANSVSAIERIIEQQLHGHIARRNIQLSEGQLTRLQFLVKLNSEAGLQYNLQKIEELVTCSISAWQDELFKALCAKYSRNEATIQYQRYKDAFDAKYQASFVAQQAVHDIKMMELSIASQDVKFSFYISAKSGKELAQLKIFSPSELLPLSSTLPIVENMGFLAVDMLSFKTQAKVLLEEQEIYVDYFRLEPKNKNFKEIYKNIKSEIEDAFERIWRGELENDEFNSLITYAKINWRQVSMLRAYAKYFKQIRLIYSTGAIATTLANNATITGKIVQLFNYKFDPAVKDFSDEELKAIQDSIVELLVSVPSITDDKILRLYLNVILATKRTNYFQLNEENERSSYISFKIASEEMDEIPLPKPFREVWVYSPAFEGIHLRGGKVARGGIRWSDRMEDFRTEILGLMKAQMTKNSVIVPVGSKGGFVVKSVTPAVGRDIFFEEGIRCYKKFLCGVLDVTDNIVDDEIVSPSGVVSYEGDDPYLVVAADKGTATFSDYANTIAAKYNFWLGDAFASGGSAGYDHKKMAITARGAWISVERHFTELGIDIKQQTFSVLGIGDMSGDVFGNGMLLSDKIKLVIAFNHAHIFLDPNPDPEISFKERSRLFEMPRSQWSDYDKSLISSGGGIFSRSEKSIAISDEVRAVLDITDEALSPDELINAALKAPVDLIWNGGIGTYVKATSETHEMIGDKSNDTLRVNGAELRCRVFAEGGNLGCTQLGRIEYARKGGKINTDFIDNSAGVDCSDHEVNIKIGFSKLLQNGTLSLDERNELLIEMTDDVASLVLRDNYKQTQLISLEEFSGSKAMEMQAWLMRYLESQNELDRSLEKLPSNEDLVSLQNKHGKLSRPEIAVLMAYAKTSALKQIAGVNFSSDSHLMQSLIQYFPKLIQERYRDVFLEHKLRNELIHTVLVNDFVNMLGCCFFHQLLSDGGHAAENIIKAFVVVRDSMDVQGVWQKIEEMSNKIPFESQASSFISIQKLIASGITWVLKHHNVIDDVGKLVESYRETAIKVKELTAKGEISLQCKLNVVDKTNPLYQEVVDNIEELNAASNIFDILHIAEYAKSSIEKAALAYFIVSSKLSIFSIVERVGHASPKHYLDTVALRESVDEISDIKVALIAKYINASKNGTEASEDANLTCCGIFNCAKLRRYEELLSDIGNIADESLISTLVVIKKHLNDLASDSNGGN; encoded by the coding sequence ATGACAGACGATTTTATTCACTCTATTGAGAGTCTAGCAGAGGCATCCGACAAACTGCTCAAGTCATTTATACGCCGTCTGTATTCTGATACGCCGCAAGAAGATTTAAAGAGTCTGGGAGCTGAGTTATTATACGATGTTGCAAAAAAATCCTTTGAATTATTCAAAACACGAAAAGAACATACAAGAAAAGTAGAGATTACACGCTTAGATGAAGCAAGCGAATGGTGTGTGCTGCAAGTAGTTGGTTGCGAAATACCATTTTTAATCGAGTCTATTAGCAATGAATTAAAGCTTCAAGAGACAGAGGTGAAGCTTATACTTTATCCTGTTATATGTGTAAGTCGCGACGCTGATGGGAATCTGACAGAAATACTCGATAAAGGGACGCATAATGAACTAATCATACATTTCTATATACCAAATTGGCTTGGATATGAATACTATGCTGACCTGCTAACCAGAATAAACGCAATAATCAAGTGTGTTGAGCTAGCTGTGAGCGACTGGGAACATATGAAAGAAAAGGTTAGTAGTAATATAAAATACGTACAAGAGACTGATTTTAAAGCTAATATAGAAAAGAACGAATATATTGAATTTTTGAAATGGACATTAGACAAAAACTTCATATTTTTAGGTGCTTTCATTTCACAATGCACTGAGAAAGATGCGGAATTTTCTATAGTAAAGGGCAGTGAGCTTGGTATATGCAAAGATGCAATGTATAAGAACGTGCCTATAGCATTTGAAGAACACGAAGATCAAGTGGTTCTGGTTGCAAAGTCTGAAAGCAGATCTGTCGTACACAGAACTGATTATATGAATTGTATATGCATTAAAAAATTTGATGCAAATGGTGTTAATACTGAAAAAACTGTATTTTTTGGATTTTTCACTTCGGCAACATATTACCAAAGTGTTCGCTCTATCCCATTTATTAGGATGAAGGTCAATAACATATTAGCAAAGTATGGACATGATGAAGCAAATTATAACTCGAAGGAACTAGTTACGGCACTGGAAGCATTTCCAAGAAGCGACTTATTCCAGATTCATGAAGACACACTCTATGAAATGGTGATTGGTATAGTTTCGCTTAGCCTCGCGCCGAGAGTAAAAGCATTTGCAAGATCAGATGGTTCTAAAAAGTTTGTTAGTTTCATCTTATTCATACCAAAAAAACTCTCAAGCGCTAATAGCGTCAGCGCTATAGAACGAATTATAGAGCAACAACTTCATGGCCATATAGCAAGGCGCAATATTCAGCTCAGCGAAGGACAACTAACAAGATTGCAGTTCTTAGTAAAGCTTAATTCAGAAGCAGGCCTTCAATACAATCTACAGAAAATAGAAGAACTTGTTACATGCTCTATAAGCGCATGGCAAGACGAATTATTTAAAGCATTGTGTGCTAAATACTCTAGAAATGAAGCAACAATCCAATATCAAAGATATAAAGATGCTTTTGACGCAAAATATCAGGCAAGTTTTGTAGCGCAGCAGGCTGTGCATGATATTAAGATGATGGAGCTTTCCATTGCTAGTCAAGACGTTAAATTCAGCTTTTACATCTCAGCAAAAAGTGGAAAAGAGCTGGCTCAGCTAAAGATCTTTTCACCAAGTGAGCTTCTGCCTCTATCATCCACACTTCCTATAGTGGAGAACATGGGCTTCCTTGCTGTAGATATGCTTAGCTTCAAAACACAAGCTAAAGTTCTACTAGAAGAGCAAGAAATATATGTGGATTACTTCAGACTCGAACCTAAGAACAAAAATTTTAAAGAGATATATAAAAATATTAAGTCAGAGATAGAAGACGCATTCGAAAGAATTTGGAGAGGAGAACTTGAGAATGACGAATTTAATTCTCTAATTACATATGCAAAGATAAATTGGCGACAAGTTTCAATGCTGCGAGCATATGCAAAATATTTTAAGCAGATAAGATTGATATATAGTACAGGTGCTATTGCGACAACACTGGCAAACAATGCAACGATTACTGGAAAGATAGTACAACTATTTAATTACAAGTTCGACCCTGCAGTAAAAGATTTTTCAGATGAAGAACTAAAAGCAATTCAAGATTCAATTGTAGAATTACTTGTTTCTGTGCCAAGCATCACAGATGATAAAATACTGCGTCTATATTTAAACGTGATACTTGCAACGAAGCGAACAAATTATTTTCAGCTAAATGAAGAAAATGAGCGTAGTAGTTATATTTCATTTAAAATAGCATCGGAAGAAATGGATGAGATTCCACTTCCAAAACCATTCCGCGAAGTGTGGGTTTATTCTCCGGCTTTTGAAGGGATTCACTTAAGAGGTGGTAAAGTAGCAAGAGGTGGAATTCGCTGGTCAGATAGAATGGAAGATTTCAGAACAGAGATTCTAGGCTTAATGAAAGCACAAATGACAAAAAATTCTGTCATAGTACCTGTAGGTTCTAAAGGAGGGTTTGTTGTTAAATCTGTAACACCTGCAGTCGGACGTGATATCTTTTTTGAGGAAGGAATTAGATGCTATAAGAAGTTCTTATGTGGCGTCTTGGATGTTACAGATAATATAGTAGATGACGAGATTGTATCACCTTCTGGTGTGGTTAGTTATGAAGGAGATGATCCGTATTTAGTAGTCGCAGCAGACAAAGGAACTGCTACATTTTCTGATTATGCAAACACTATCGCTGCTAAATACAATTTTTGGCTTGGTGACGCATTTGCATCAGGCGGTTCAGCAGGTTATGATCATAAGAAAATGGCAATTACAGCAAGAGGTGCCTGGATATCAGTTGAACGCCACTTTACAGAACTTGGCATAGATATAAAACAACAAACATTCTCTGTTCTTGGTATTGGTGATATGTCAGGAGATGTATTTGGCAATGGAATGCTTCTCTCTGATAAAATCAAGCTGGTGATAGCTTTTAATCACGCACATATATTTTTAGATCCAAATCCAGATCCAGAAATAAGCTTTAAAGAACGCAGCCGATTGTTTGAGATGCCAAGATCTCAGTGGTCTGATTATGATAAGTCACTTATTTCAAGTGGTGGTGGTATATTTTCAAGAAGTGAGAAGAGCATAGCAATATCTGATGAAGTACGAGCAGTATTAGATATTACAGATGAAGCATTATCTCCTGATGAGCTTATTAATGCTGCTTTAAAAGCGCCTGTAGACTTGATATGGAATGGCGGGATAGGTACATATGTTAAAGCTACTTCAGAAACACATGAGATGATAGGAGATAAGAGCAATGATACCTTAAGAGTGAATGGAGCAGAACTTAGGTGTCGCGTGTTTGCAGAAGGTGGCAACTTAGGATGCACTCAACTCGGCAGAATAGAATATGCAAGAAAAGGTGGAAAGATTAACACTGATTTTATAGATAACTCTGCGGGCGTTGATTGTTCAGATCATGAGGTGAATATCAAAATTGGTTTCTCCAAATTATTGCAGAATGGAACATTATCTTTAGATGAAAGAAATGAACTACTCATTGAAATGACAGATGATGTTGCAAGTTTAGTACTGAGAGATAACTATAAACAAACACAGTTAATTTCTCTTGAAGAATTTTCTGGAAGCAAAGCTATGGAAATGCAGGCTTGGCTCATGCGCTACTTGGAATCACAAAATGAACTAGATAGAAGTCTGGAAAAATTACCAAGTAATGAAGATCTTGTGTCCCTACAAAATAAACACGGAAAGCTTTCAAGACCAGAGATTGCTGTACTCATGGCATATGCGAAAACATCAGCTCTTAAACAGATAGCGGGTGTTAATTTCTCATCAGACAGCCATCTAATGCAGAGTTTGATTCAATATTTTCCTAAATTAATACAAGAACGCTATAGGGATGTATTTTTAGAACATAAACTCAGAAATGAGCTCATACATACAGTTCTTGTAAATGACTTTGTTAACATGCTTGGGTGTTGTTTTTTCCATCAGCTATTGAGCGATGGAGGGCATGCTGCTGAAAATATAATAAAGGCTTTCGTGGTAGTGCGTGATAGCATGGATGTTCAAGGCGTTTGGCAAAAGATAGAGGAAATGAGTAACAAGATTCCATTTGAGAGTCAAGCAAGCTCATTCATATCTATACAAAAATTAATAGCAAGCGGAATAACATGGGTGTTGAAACATCACAACGTAATAGATGATGTTGGAAAGCTAGTAGAATCATACAGAGAAACAGCTATAAAAGTTAAAGAACTTACTGCAAAAGGTGAAATATCATTACAATGCAAGCTTAATGTTGTTGATAAAACAAACCCCCTCTATCAGGAAGTTGTCGACAATATAGAAGAACTAAACGCCGCTAGTAATATTTTTGATATATTACATATTGCAGAATATGCAAAATCTAGCATTGAAAAAGCCGCACTTGCCTATTTTATAGTGAGTTCAAAACTCAGTATATTTAGTATTGTGGAAAGAGTTGGGCATGCATCACCAAAACATTATCTTGATACAGTCGCACTCAGAGAATCGGTAGATGAGATTTCTGATATTAAAGTAGCATTGATAGCAAAATATATAAATGCTAGCAAAAATGGCACTGAAGCCAGTGAAGATGCGAACTTAACCTGCTGCGGCATATTTAATTGTGCAAAGCTAAGACGTTATGAGGAACTGCTGTCTGATATTGGAAATATCGCCGATGAATCTTTGATTTCAACATTAGTTGTAATAAAGAAACATTTGAATGATCTTGCCTCTGATAGCAATGGAGGCAATTAA
- a CDS encoding sigma-54 dependent transcriptional regulator — translation MNQVLIVDDESDIRGLLAEILEDEGYNALQASNVSGALVHLANTIPALVILDIWLEGSQMDGMGLLQIIKKDFPSVPVVMISGHGNIETAVQAIKLGAYDFIEKPFKSEKLTILVKRAIEAGLLIRENSVLKRQLFPQELVGNSKEIQKIRGTIKTFARTNSHTFIVGEPGTGKNTIAKIIHSTSQRSARPLTVWHTAGKSHTELSLELFGGLSNSNAALVEQAQGGTLYIDEITNIPLQLQKQFLQMLQNECFINPGMNKEIKSNIRVIAASAFDPMQSIKNCKLDDRLYYKLNIVSIEIPPLREHREDIQLMAEHFLSSLCKQFSIRELAISDEAYSIMLAYNWPGNSRELHNAIEWLIMLAINGRKDIISHDMLPYEIVSSVSGRYRGINASANIFLTKSLREARDIFEREYIQAQLQKFNGNIAKTASFIGMDRAALHRKIKALLSNE, via the coding sequence ATGAATCAAGTGTTAATTGTTGATGATGAGTCTGATATTAGAGGGTTATTAGCTGAGATCTTAGAAGATGAGGGATACAACGCCTTGCAGGCTTCAAATGTATCTGGCGCTCTTGTGCATCTTGCAAATACAATTCCAGCTCTAGTAATCCTTGATATATGGCTTGAAGGCAGTCAAATGGATGGAATGGGGTTGTTGCAGATCATTAAGAAGGACTTTCCTTCTGTGCCTGTTGTGATGATAAGTGGGCACGGAAATATAGAAACTGCTGTGCAAGCGATAAAGCTTGGAGCATATGACTTTATAGAAAAGCCTTTTAAATCAGAAAAGCTAACGATTTTAGTGAAACGTGCTATAGAAGCGGGATTGTTAATAAGAGAAAATTCTGTGCTAAAGCGTCAGCTTTTTCCTCAAGAGCTTGTTGGCAATTCTAAGGAAATTCAAAAAATTAGGGGCACCATTAAGACTTTTGCAAGGACAAATAGTCATACGTTTATAGTGGGAGAACCTGGAACTGGTAAAAATACTATAGCAAAAATTATACATTCTACGTCCCAAAGAAGTGCAAGACCTTTAACAGTATGGCATACCGCTGGAAAATCTCATACAGAACTTTCATTGGAATTATTTGGCGGACTCTCAAATAGTAATGCAGCACTAGTTGAACAAGCACAAGGCGGAACTCTTTATATAGATGAAATTACAAATATTCCTTTGCAATTGCAAAAACAATTTTTGCAGATGCTACAGAATGAATGTTTCATTAATCCAGGAATGAACAAAGAAATTAAGTCTAATATAAGAGTAATAGCTGCATCAGCATTTGATCCAATGCAATCTATAAAAAATTGCAAGCTAGACGATCGCTTATACTACAAATTAAACATAGTAAGCATAGAAATCCCGCCTCTGCGAGAACATAGAGAAGATATACAATTAATGGCAGAGCATTTTTTGAGTAGCCTTTGCAAACAATTTTCTATTAGAGAGCTTGCTATTTCTGATGAGGCATATTCTATCATGCTAGCTTATAACTGGCCTGGTAACTCTAGAGAGTTGCATAACGCTATTGAGTGGCTCATAATGCTCGCAATAAATGGGAGGAAAGATATAATATCTCATGATATGTTGCCATATGAAATAGTTTCTTCCGTGAGTGGGCGGTATAGAGGTATTAATGCATCAGCAAACATTTTTCTCACAAAATCCCTAAGAGAAGCGCGAGATATATTTGAGAGAGAATATATACAAGCACAGCTTCAGAAATTTAATGGAAATATAGCCAAGACTGCAAGTTTTATAGGTATGGATAGGGCTGCGCTACACAGAAAAATTAAGGCTCTGTTATCAAATGAATAG
- a CDS encoding biotin--[acetyl-CoA-carboxylase] ligase — protein sequence MFPKNMIGDYILKEYEELDSTQLEAKRLLSNSPSAQTTIISTKRQLSGRGRYERVWHSDEGDAIFTIIVSPRCAIETWSQVAYIGAIAVGETILSYINDLDVTYKWVNDVLVQSRKIAGVLLEVYNSSTLLIGIGVNIVKKEQISGVAKKPISIEDLDIVVDRKALINSILDRFFSVLRAWECYGFTPVREMWIKRAQSINSDINVRFLDKEIRGKFIDIDKDGKLLLNVENSVRIITAGEVWN from the coding sequence ATGTTTCCTAAAAATATGATAGGCGATTATATACTCAAAGAATACGAAGAATTAGATAGCACTCAGCTTGAGGCAAAAAGGCTACTCTCAAATTCTCCCAGCGCACAAACAACCATCATATCAACTAAAAGACAATTATCAGGGAGAGGACGCTACGAAAGAGTTTGGCATAGTGATGAAGGAGACGCAATATTTACCATTATAGTATCTCCAAGATGTGCAATTGAAACATGGTCTCAGGTAGCTTATATAGGTGCAATAGCAGTTGGAGAAACGATATTAAGTTACATAAATGATCTTGATGTGACTTATAAATGGGTAAATGATGTACTAGTACAAAGCAGAAAGATTGCAGGAGTTTTATTAGAGGTTTATAATAGCTCTACATTATTGATTGGAATCGGTGTAAATATAGTAAAAAAAGAGCAAATAAGCGGCGTAGCAAAAAAACCTATAAGTATTGAAGATTTAGATATTGTAGTAGATCGGAAAGCATTAATAAATTCTATATTAGACAGATTTTTTTCTGTACTAAGAGCTTGGGAATGTTATGGTTTTACTCCAGTGCGTGAAATGTGGATCAAACGCGCACAATCTATCAATTCTGACATAAATGTGCGATTTCTTGATAAAGAAATAAGAGGAAAGTTTATAGACATTGATAAAGACGGTAAATTATTGTTGAATGTTGAAAATTCAGTGAGAATCATCACCGCTGGAGAAGTTTGGAATTAA
- a CDS encoding RIP metalloprotease encodes MMSLFYSILGFLVVVLVTVSVHEFGHFYVARLCGVKVDVFSIGFGKAFYRWIDKYGTEFRICTVPLGGYVKMFGDKNIVSAPDFEAFQDMNEEEKRISFYHKPLWKKACIVAAGPAFNYLLAIVLMSLLFSVYGKVSTTNQISSVAEKSIASYLGLLPGDTIISINNRTINDVLDIKNSIASARSILDLKIEIMRDGQKQIYDVKEIIDRSGVNYNTIDHSMLGVNFLANRKEVNLLESVLASISDAITISFAMLEGLVSIIIHDHSASDLGGPIKIAQYSGESLKLGLAPMIWFVAMISLNLGLVNLLPIPMLDGGHLLYYLIESVTGRSISQKMQKFCGHLGFFILIALMLFATFNDIRGLIR; translated from the coding sequence ATGATGAGTTTATTTTATAGCATTTTAGGGTTCTTAGTAGTAGTACTTGTGACTGTCTCTGTACATGAGTTCGGGCATTTTTATGTTGCAAGACTTTGTGGTGTTAAGGTTGATGTTTTCTCAATAGGTTTTGGCAAAGCATTCTATAGATGGATTGATAAGTATGGAACGGAGTTCAGAATTTGTACCGTTCCATTGGGTGGTTATGTGAAGATGTTTGGAGATAAAAATATTGTAAGTGCTCCAGATTTTGAAGCTTTTCAAGATATGAATGAGGAAGAAAAGCGTATATCTTTTTATCACAAGCCTTTATGGAAAAAAGCATGCATTGTCGCTGCAGGTCCTGCTTTCAATTATCTGCTTGCAATAGTTTTGATGAGTCTATTGTTTTCTGTATATGGCAAAGTTTCCACAACAAATCAGATATCAAGCGTAGCAGAGAAGAGTATTGCTAGTTATCTTGGGCTACTCCCTGGTGACACCATTATTTCTATCAACAATCGTACTATAAACGACGTGCTAGATATTAAAAATTCTATAGCAAGTGCTAGAAGTATTTTGGACTTAAAAATTGAAATAATGCGTGATGGTCAGAAACAAATATATGATGTAAAAGAGATTATTGATAGATCGGGAGTAAATTACAATACCATAGATCACTCTATGCTTGGAGTGAATTTTTTAGCTAATCGAAAAGAGGTGAATTTGCTAGAGTCTGTCTTAGCTTCTATTTCAGACGCAATTACTATTTCTTTTGCAATGTTAGAAGGGCTTGTATCCATCATAATTCATGATCACTCTGCATCTGATTTAGGCGGCCCTATTAAAATAGCTCAGTATTCAGGAGAATCGTTGAAGCTTGGTCTAGCGCCAATGATTTGGTTTGTTGCAATGATTTCTTTAAATTTAGGATTGGTTAATTTGCTTCCAATTCCTATGCTAGATGGCGGACACTTGTTGTACTATCTGATAGAATCCGTTACTGGACGCTCAATTTCGCAAAAAATGCAAAAATTTTGTGGGCATTTAGGATTTTTTATACTCATTGCACTTATGTTGTTTGCTACTTTTAATGATATTAGAGGACTGATTCGTTGA
- the bamA gene encoding outer membrane protein assembly factor BamA: protein MLLSLFSLYSIALANSGKITAIEISGTERLSKETVIAYLEFRLPMQYDQDKIDTAIRRLFETGLFADVDVKQVGSALHIAVAENPIVYRVAFEGTSSTDDEMMRKEISLLPRSIYSLAKLQNDIRKIVAIYRSKGYYSVKVDPQIVKLSQNRVDLVYKIKKGSKAKIMQINFVGNKEVSSAELESIILSKEYAWYRILNQFEKYEPDRLILDQELLRTHYMNLGFIDFHVISVTSELSQNRDSFIITFNLHEGDRYRINDIEVQSHIPGFDNTLLREKIKIEKGSIFKQASIENATDVLTKYFGEHGYAFVNVDYDLDRVDKNLSKFVNVKFNINKSKRIYINKINVFDNVITRDRVIRREFRISEGDPYNVSYINRSKQRVTNLGYFSMVDLSKSKTEYLDRVDIDVRVKEIETGSFRFALGYNSQTGPSLGVLASEYNFLGKGQILTFDFNYGTKTTDVSFGFAEPYFLGKELRTGFDVFANSLDLTDGSAYKDSKYGASFSATYALREYLAHSLGYTISKRQVNPAKDATSLIIQDAAGETIVSSINQSFIYNRLNSNIFPTSGYIIKLSQEFAGLGGDARYLKNQISGSTYWTLYRKGVILQLFAKAGNILGIGDKPIKLVDNYRIGKQQIRGFADYGIGPRDVARDKDGKMRLDANGNPVYTDALGGKYFYYATAEVTFPLGFPEEVGIRGAIFFDAGDSWGVDVACKSSDDSSNDLCRQQYEQAKKLTDKSALRTSFGIGISWASPLGNIRLDYGIPISAQPFDQKERLRLTFGYGAM, encoded by the coding sequence GTGTTGCTGTCACTGTTTTCACTTTATTCAATTGCATTAGCAAATAGTGGAAAGATAACTGCTATTGAAATAAGCGGGACAGAAAGGCTTTCTAAAGAAACAGTGATTGCATATTTAGAGTTTAGGCTCCCAATGCAGTATGATCAAGATAAGATTGACACCGCAATACGTAGGTTATTTGAAACGGGGCTTTTCGCTGACGTTGATGTGAAGCAAGTAGGTAGTGCTCTACATATTGCAGTAGCTGAAAATCCTATAGTATATCGAGTAGCGTTTGAGGGCACCTCAAGTACGGATGACGAAATGATGCGAAAAGAAATCTCACTGCTCCCAAGAAGCATTTATTCGCTTGCGAAACTACAGAATGACATCAGAAAAATAGTCGCAATATACCGTTCTAAAGGTTATTACTCAGTAAAAGTTGACCCTCAGATCGTGAAATTGTCACAAAATCGAGTAGATCTAGTCTACAAAATAAAGAAAGGCTCAAAAGCGAAGATCATGCAAATCAACTTCGTTGGCAATAAGGAAGTATCAAGCGCAGAGCTTGAATCTATTATTCTCTCCAAAGAATATGCTTGGTATAGAATATTGAATCAATTTGAAAAATATGAACCTGATAGATTAATACTTGATCAAGAATTACTGAGAACGCATTACATGAATCTTGGTTTTATAGATTTTCATGTAATTTCTGTTACATCTGAGCTATCTCAGAATAGAGATTCTTTCATAATAACATTCAACTTGCATGAAGGAGATCGCTATAGAATAAATGATATTGAAGTACAAAGTCATATTCCAGGTTTTGATAACACGTTATTGAGAGAGAAAATAAAAATAGAAAAAGGAAGTATTTTTAAACAAGCAAGTATCGAGAATGCTACTGATGTATTGACAAAGTACTTTGGAGAACACGGATATGCTTTTGTTAACGTTGATTATGATTTGGATAGAGTGGATAAAAATCTATCCAAATTTGTAAATGTTAAGTTCAATATCAACAAGAGCAAGAGAATATACATAAATAAAATAAATGTGTTTGATAATGTTATCACAAGAGATAGAGTGATACGTCGAGAATTTAGAATAAGCGAAGGAGATCCTTATAATGTTTCATATATAAATCGCTCTAAACAGCGTGTTACTAACCTTGGTTACTTCAGTATGGTTGACTTGTCTAAATCAAAAACTGAGTATCTTGACCGTGTTGATATTGATGTTAGAGTAAAAGAAATCGAAACTGGTTCTTTTAGATTCGCACTCGGATACAATTCACAAACTGGCCCAAGTTTGGGAGTACTAGCCTCAGAGTATAACTTTCTTGGGAAGGGCCAAATATTAACTTTTGATTTTAATTATGGTACAAAAACAACGGATGTATCCTTTGGTTTTGCAGAACCCTACTTCTTAGGAAAAGAACTAAGAACGGGCTTTGATGTATTTGCTAATAGCTTAGATCTCACAGACGGAAGTGCATATAAAGACTCAAAATATGGAGCTTCTTTCAGCGCTACTTATGCGCTAAGGGAGTATTTAGCTCATTCTTTGGGTTATACGATCTCAAAGCGTCAGGTAAATCCTGCCAAGGATGCAACTTCTTTAATAATTCAAGATGCAGCTGGAGAGACGATAGTCTCATCAATTAATCAATCTTTTATTTATAATAGGCTTAACAGTAATATTTTTCCTACCAGTGGCTATATCATAAAATTATCACAGGAGTTTGCGGGCCTTGGCGGAGATGCTAGATATTTAAAAAATCAGATCTCTGGAAGCACTTATTGGACTTTATATCGTAAAGGTGTAATATTGCAGTTGTTTGCTAAAGCAGGAAACATACTAGGAATTGGAGATAAACCAATTAAGTTAGTTGATAATTATCGAATTGGAAAGCAACAAATAAGGGGCTTTGCAGATTATGGTATAGGTCCAAGAGATGTAGCGCGTGATAAAGATGGTAAAATGCGCTTAGATGCAAATGGCAATCCAGTATACACTGATGCACTTGGTGGTAAATACTTTTACTATGCGACTGCTGAGGTAACCTTCCCGCTTGGTTTCCCTGAGGAAGTTGGGATACGCGGAGCTATATTTTTTGATGCTGGAGATTCTTGGGGTGTAGATGTTGCCTGTAAGAGCAGCGATGATTCCAGCAATGATTTATGTAGACAGCAATATGAACAAGCAAAAAAGCTAACTGATAAATCTGCACTTAGAACTTCATTTGGCATTGGTATATCATGGGCTTCTCCACTGGGGAATATAAGATTAGATTATGGTATTCCAATTAGTGCTCAACCTTTTGATCAGAAAGAAAGGCTAAGGTTAACGTTTGGTTACGGTGCTATGTAG
- a CDS encoding ribosome-binding factor A has translation MNKNLMFDSIFFEKKAPSNRQLRVSQAIKNELSIMLVSGALFHPEIENTYLTIAHVKITPDLRLATIYIAVHDDSRTQAYLEALRLLVPNMRRVIGSSIRLKYTPEIKLRSVSYAESIVHHT, from the coding sequence ATGAATAAAAACTTAATGTTTGATAGTATATTTTTTGAGAAAAAAGCTCCCTCTAATAGACAGCTTAGAGTTTCGCAGGCTATTAAGAATGAGTTATCTATTATGCTAGTTTCTGGCGCATTATTTCATCCAGAAATAGAAAATACATATCTTACTATTGCTCACGTAAAAATTACTCCTGACCTGAGGCTTGCAACTATATACATCGCGGTGCATGATGATTCCAGAACTCAAGCTTATCTTGAAGCTTTACGTCTGCTTGTGCCAAATATGCGTAGAGTAATTGGCAGCAGTATCAGACTTAAATATACACCTGAAATTAAGTTACGTTCAGTATCTTACGCTGAGTCAATAGTGCATCACACATGA
- a CDS encoding transposase, whose translation MIVIPRSGLQENAYWQYFCGYDYFKNDIIVSDSCIRRFRQDL comes from the coding sequence CTGATTGTTATACCGAGGAGTGGCCTTCAGGAAAATGCATATTGGCAGTATTTTTGTGGATATGACTATTTCAAAAATGACATAATTGTATCTGACAGTTGCATAAGAAGATTTCGTCAAGATCTGTGA